In a genomic window of Plasmodium malariae genome assembly, chromosome: 4:
- the PmUG01_04016200 gene encoding conserved Plasmodium protein, unknown function, whose translation MANSARKKKKKKEVTIETIQKEYSPVLRKKKTDIYIASNKPINIYYQQILKTLNSKTKKVEHLIEGDIKKANSCAIPSNDQICIYAVGTNILRASYLVQDIVNFYYNFLHNIRNGANVNVPNVNSAYVNVPNVNSAYVNVPNVNSANVNSANVNSANVNSANVNISNKGKRKKSVDVTSHIDIKVNSKTLLMNDNVITNKFSIKEDFSDDDYADVINFAKQPYNPTLHKYIERSKERRVTVVAISIKKKSGS comes from the exons ATGGCAAACAGTGcaaggaaaaagaagaaaaagaaagaggtTACTATCGAAACCATTCAAAAAGAATACTCACCAGTattaagaaagaaaaaaacagatatatatatcgCATCTAACAAACCTATTAATATTTACTAtcaacaaattttaaaaacgttgaatagtaaaacaaaaaaagtgGAACACCTAATTGAAGGGGATATCAAAAAGGCTAACAGTTGTGCTATTCCTTCAAACGATCAAATCTGTATATATGCTGTTGGAACTAATATCTTGAGAGCATCTTACCTAGTGCAAGATATAGTTAATTTTTACTACAACTTTTTACATAACATTCGAAACGGGGCTAACGTAAACGTGCCTAATGTAAACTCGGCTTATGTAAACGTGCCTAATGTAAACTCGGCTTATGTAAACGTGCCTAATGTAAACTCGGCTAATGTAAACTCGGCTAATGTAAACTCGGCTAATGTAAACTCGGCTAATGTAAACATTTCTAACAAgggtaaaagaaaaaaatctGTCGACGTTACATCCCACATTGATATTAAGGTTAATAGTAAAACTCTACTTATGAACGACAATgtaattacaaataaattttccaTCAAGGAGGATTTCTCAGATGACGACTATGCTGATGTAATCAATTTTGCCAAGCAACCCTACAACCCCACACTACATAAGTACATCGAG cgAAGTAAAGAAAGGAGAGTGACGGTAGTCGCCATTtcgataaaaaagaagagcgGCAgttga